In Rhinatrema bivittatum chromosome 1, aRhiBiv1.1, whole genome shotgun sequence, a single genomic region encodes these proteins:
- the LOC115084711 gene encoding uncharacterized protein LOC115084711 isoform X3 — protein sequence MREQETARELAREFSLLLSPELHSLRLGPRGADGRQKQNIAWIIGHSYVRWAAKRACDRPYGLHLGMAHKDWRIEWMADRRPVPGPVEQD from the exons atgagagagcaagagacAGCACGAGAGCTGGCGAGGGAGTTCAGCCTCTTACTCTCACCGGAGCTCCATTCACTGCGCCTCGGGCCGCGAGGTGCAG ATGGCCGGCAGAAACAGAATATTGCATGGATTATCGGCCACTCTTATGTCCGATGGGCGGCTAAGAGAGCTTGTGACCGGCCTTACGGACTTCACTTGGGCATGGCGCACAAAGACTGGCGCATCGAGTGGATGG CTGATAGAAGGCCGGTACCCGGGCCGGTTGAGCAGGATTAG
- the LOC115084711 gene encoding uncharacterized protein LOC115084711 isoform X2, producing the protein MREQETARELAREFSLLLSPELHSLRLGPRGADGRQKQNIAWIIGHSYVRWAAKRACDRPYGLHLGMAHKDWRIEWMGKPGMHWDQLLPLMRQLKNLRAPPDVVIMHLGGNDLRSVTSDRRPVPGPVEQD; encoded by the exons atgagagagcaagagacAGCACGAGAGCTGGCGAGGGAGTTCAGCCTCTTACTCTCACCGGAGCTCCATTCACTGCGCCTCGGGCCGCGAGGTGCAG ATGGCCGGCAGAAACAGAATATTGCATGGATTATCGGCCACTCTTATGTCCGATGGGCGGCTAAGAGAGCTTGTGACCGGCCTTACGGACTTCACTTGGGCATGGCGCACAAAGACTGGCGCATCGAGTGGATGGGTAAACCAGGCATGCACTGGGATCAGTTACTGCCCTTGATGCGGCAACTAAAGAACTTGAGGGCACCACCCGATGTTGTTATAATGCATTTGGGAGGCAATGATTTGAGATCAGTCACAT CTGATAGAAGGCCGGTACCCGGGCCGGTTGAGCAGGATTAG
- the LOC115084711 gene encoding uncharacterized protein LOC115084711 isoform X1, whose product MREQETARELAREFSLLLSPELHSLRLGPRGADGRQKQNIAWIIGHSYVRWAAKRACDRPYGLHLGMAHKDWRIEWMGKPGMHWDQLLPLMRQLKNLRAPPDVVIMHLGGNDLRSVTCKRLIRMVKCDIAEILHLYPGAVICWSDIIPRPKWKESKLWGRGRKKLNRQIGSWIQKIGGHQIRHQWADDMSPGLFRPDGIHLSDIGYDIFNITLQDVIEAQHR is encoded by the exons atgagagagcaagagacAGCACGAGAGCTGGCGAGGGAGTTCAGCCTCTTACTCTCACCGGAGCTCCATTCACTGCGCCTCGGGCCGCGAGGTGCAG ATGGCCGGCAGAAACAGAATATTGCATGGATTATCGGCCACTCTTATGTCCGATGGGCGGCTAAGAGAGCTTGTGACCGGCCTTACGGACTTCACTTGGGCATGGCGCACAAAGACTGGCGCATCGAGTGGATGGGTAAACCAGGCATGCACTGGGATCAGTTACTGCCCTTGATGCGGCAACTAAAGAACTTGAGGGCACCACCCGATGTTGTTATAATGCATTTGGGAGGCAATGATTTGAGATCAGTCACATGTAAGCGTTTGATTAGAATGGTAAAATGTGACATTGCCGAAATTTTGCATCTATACCCAGGGGCGGTAATATGTTGGTCCGATATTATTCCCAGACCCAAATGGAAAGAGTCAAAATTATGGGGCCGTGGGAGAAAGAAGCTTAATAGACAGATTGGTTCATGGATACAAAAAATTGGGGGACATCAGATAAGGCATCAATGGGCCGATGACATGTCCCCTGGACTGTTCCGCCCAGATGGGATACACCTATCCGACATCGGATACGACATCTTCAATATCACTCTACAAGATGTCATTGAGGCACAACATAGGTAA